The proteins below come from a single Zea mays cultivar B73 chromosome 8, Zm-B73-REFERENCE-NAM-5.0, whole genome shotgun sequence genomic window:
- the LOC100383902 gene encoding kinesin-like protein KIN-14J-like isoform X1: MEPDPVAAGASSSPPPSPAPATSPPWQTRDDDEPGAVDCADPGGDLNPAPPPSLQQVENAAVGSEVEQEEPKKEAMAGVGETLRSFMEEFGDQGEDSIILSPRLKDISTPDRPAALGFLGEKYNNLMERYKKYKKQVVKCSEECEPRYNGLKKKYTDECAERRRLYNELIELRGNIRVFCRCRPLSSDEVNRGCLSVVEIDPSQESELQFVPSEKERKPFKFDHVFGPEDDQEAVFSETVHVVRSVMDGFNVCIFAYGQTGTGKTFTMEGVPENRGVNYRALEELFRTSEKRSASVAYTFSVSILEVYNEKIRDLLDESNDQSKRLDIKQNADGTQEVHGLVEAPVYNIDDVWEKLKFGAQNRSVGSTNSNELSSRSHSLVRVTVRSEHLVTYQRSRSHMWLVDLAGSERIAKTGVEGDRLKESQFINKSLSALGDVISALASKNSHIPYRNSKLTHLLQSSLGGDCKTLMFVQISPSSMDSGETLSSLNFASRVRTVEHGPARKQVDPAESLKFKQMTEKLRHEEKENAQLNQSLQLMQLKYASRENVFRTLNEKVKDAEQACRNYQQRIRELESELGNEKRVSRDSARSSRPPLVPTRQKQPHGRNAPPSGPSRWRLKAPTIHNKENIPVMMNKSNPGDDPNKAVGRARRVSLTPVIRQIPIQPKRRSSIAILPSVREHLSVLNEKRAASRLSQVNMPRRSVATFGLNLGPGTPLAGHGGPVDATPDGAKFRRFDLGSSSSKFTSPPPNVTPQRKMGMAPAGGPPNAAKLCFSIQKRVTPAHVRAKPGMGIFDPALRENMVVGRTGNALRVLNGKRRQSVV; the protein is encoded by the exons ATGGAGCCGGATCCGGTCGCCGCTGGGGCATCCTCCTCGCCGCCGCCTTCACCAGCGCCGGCCACGTCCCCGCCGTGGCAAACGCGAG ATGACGATGAGCCGGGAGCGGTGGATTGCGCGGATCCCGGAGGAGACCTGaatcccgcgccgccgccgtcgcttcAGCAGG TTGAGAACGCCGCGGTGGGCAGCGAGGTGGAGCAGGAGGAACCAAAGAAGGAGGCGATGGCAGGAGTAGGGGAGACTCTCCGCAGCTTCATGGAG GAGTTTGGGGATCAAGGAGAGGACTCCATTATCTTGTCACCGCGGCTGAAGGATATTAGTACTCCTGACCGCCCCGCTGCCCTCGGTTTCCTAG GGGAGAAGTATAACAACCTCATGGAGAGGTACAAGAAGTACAAGAAGCAGGTGGTCAAGTGTTCCGAGGAGTGTGAACCAAGATATAATGGCCTGAAGAAGAAGTACACAGACGAGTGTGCAGAGAGGCGGCGTCTGTACAATGAGCTTATTGAGCTAAGAGGTAACATTAGGGTGTTCTGCAGATGCAGACCTCTGAGCTCCGATGAGGTCAACCGTGGGTGTTTATCTGTTGTTGAGATTGACCCATCACAGGAGAGTGAGCTGCAGTTTGTGCCCAGTGAAAAAGAAAGGAAGCCCTTTAAGTTCGATCATGTTTTTGGGCCAGAGGATGACCAAG AGGCCGTCTTTTCAGAAACAGTGCATGTTGTTAGGTCAGTGATGGATGGTTTTAACGTATGCATCTTTGCATATGGGCAAACAGGAACTGGGAAAACTTTCACAATGGAAGGGGTTCCAGAAAATAGGGGTGTAAATTATCGGGCTTTGGAAGAATTGTTCAGAACGTCAGAGAAAAGAAGTGCATCTGTTGCATACACATTTTCCGTAAGCATCTTGGAAGTTTACAATGAAAAGATCAGAGATCTTCTTGATGAGAGCAATGATCAATCAAAAAG GTTGGATATTAAGCAAAATGCTGATGGAACACAAGAAGTTCATGGTTTGGTTGAGGCTCCAGTTTATAACATAGATGATGTGTGGGAGAAACTGAAGTTTGGTGCTCAAAATAGATCTGTTGGCTCAACCAATTCTAATGAACTCAGCAGCCGCTCCCACAG TTTGGTTAGGGTCACTGTTAGGAGCGAGCATTTGGTGACTTATCAGAGGAGCAGAAGCCACATGTGGCTGGTTGACCTTGCTGGAAGTGAGAGAATAGCTAAAACTGGGGTAGAAGGAGATCGGCTGAAAGAGTCACAGTTCATCAACAAATCACTATCTGCCTTGGGTGATGTTATATCTGCCCTTGCCTCAAAAAATTCCCATATTCCATACCG GAATTCCAAGTTGACTCATTTGCTCCAAAGCTCTTTAG GCGGCGATTGCAAGACTCTAATGTTCGTGCAGATAAGTCCAAGCTCTATGGATTCAGGAGAAACTCTCAGTTCACTCAATTTTGCCAGTAGAGTCCGGACTGTAGAACATGGCCCTGCTCGTAAGCAAGTGGATCCAGCTGAAAGTTTGAAGTTCAAGCAGATG ACTGAAAAACTTCGGCACGAGGAAAAGGAAAATGCACAGCTGAACCAAAGCTTGCAGCTGATGCAGCTCAAGTACGCTTCTCGTGAGAATGTCTTCAGGACACTAAACGAAAAG GTGAAGGATGCTGAACAAGCATGCAGAAATTATCAGCAACGG ATTAGAGAGCTGGAAAGTGAATTAGGCAATGAGAAAAGGGTTTCTAGGGATTCTGCTAGATCCTCAAGGCCGCCACTTGTTCCTACGAGACAGAAGCAGCCTCACGGAAGGAACGCGCCACCTTCAGGCCCTTCTAGATGGAGGCTCAAAGCCCCCACAATCCACAACAAAGAGAACATTCCGGTGATGATGAACAAATCAAATCCTGGGGATGACCCTAATAAGGCTGTTGGCAGAGCAAGGCGCGTTTCACTTACTCCGGTGATTCGACAAATCCCCATCCAGCCCAAGAGGCGGTCTTCGATAGCAATACTACCATCTGTGAgagagcatctttctgtgctaaaCGAAAAGAGAGCAGCGTCTCGACTGTCGCAAGTCAACATGCCAAGAAGATCAGTCGCGACCTTTGGTTTGAATTTGGGTCCAGGAACACCCCTTGCAGGACATGGTGGACCTGTTGACGCCACCCCAGACGGAGCAAAGTTCAGGAGATTTGATCTAGGAAGCAGCAGCAGCAAGTTCACGAGCCCTCCTCCGAATGTCACCCCGCAGCGGAAGATGGGAATGGCACCGGCGGGAGGTCCTCCAAACGCAGCCAAGCTGTGCTTCAGCATCCAGAAAAGAGTTACGCCTGCACATGTTCGGGCAAAACCTGGTATGGGCATCTTTGACCCAGCTCTTCGTGAGAATATGGTTGTGGGGAGAACCGGCAACGCGCTGCGGGTGCTCAACGGCAAGAGGAGACAGTCCGTTGTCTAA
- the LOC100383902 gene encoding Kinesin-like protein KIN-14J-like — protein sequence MEPDPVAAGASSSPPPSPAPATSPPWQTRDDDEPGAVDCADPGGDLNPAPPPSLQQGTVENAAVGSEVEQEEPKKEAMAGVGETLRSFMEEFGDQGEDSIILSPRLKDISTPDRPAALGFLGEKYNNLMERYKKYKKQVVKCSEECEPRYNGLKKKYTDECAERRRLYNELIELRGNIRVFCRCRPLSSDEVNRGCLSVVEIDPSQESELQFVPSEKERKPFKFDHVFGPEDDQEAVFSETVHVVRSVMDGFNVCIFAYGQTGTGKTFTMEGVPENRGVNYRALEELFRTSEKRSASVAYTFSVSILEVYNEKIRDLLDESNDQSKRLDIKQNADGTQEVHGLVEAPVYNIDDVWEKLKFGAQNRSVGSTNSNELSSRSHSLVRVTVRSEHLVTYQRSRSHMWLVDLAGSERIAKTGVEGDRLKESQFINKSLSALGDVISALASKNSHIPYRNSKLTHLLQSSLGGDCKTLMFVQISPSSMDSGETLSSLNFASRVRTVEHGPARKQVDPAESLKFKQMTEKLRHEEKENAQLNQSLQLMQLKYASRENVFRTLNEKVKDAEQACRNYQQRIRELESELGNEKRVSRDSARSSRPPLVPTRQKQPHGRNAPPSGPSRWRLKAPTIHNKENIPVMMNKSNPGDDPNKAVGRARRVSLTPVIRQIPIQPKRRSSIAILPSVREHLSVLNEKRAASRLSQVNMPRRSVATFGLNLGPGTPLAGHGGPVDATPDGAKFRRFDLGSSSSKFTSPPPNVTPQRKMGMAPAGGPPNAAKLCFSIQKRVTPAHVRAKPGMGIFDPALRENMVVGRTGNALRVLNGKRRQSVV from the exons ATGGAGCCGGATCCGGTCGCCGCTGGGGCATCCTCCTCGCCGCCGCCTTCACCAGCGCCGGCCACGTCCCCGCCGTGGCAAACGCGAG ATGACGATGAGCCGGGAGCGGTGGATTGCGCGGATCCCGGAGGAGACCTGaatcccgcgccgccgccgtcgcttcAGCAGGGTACAG TTGAGAACGCCGCGGTGGGCAGCGAGGTGGAGCAGGAGGAACCAAAGAAGGAGGCGATGGCAGGAGTAGGGGAGACTCTCCGCAGCTTCATGGAG GAGTTTGGGGATCAAGGAGAGGACTCCATTATCTTGTCACCGCGGCTGAAGGATATTAGTACTCCTGACCGCCCCGCTGCCCTCGGTTTCCTAG GGGAGAAGTATAACAACCTCATGGAGAGGTACAAGAAGTACAAGAAGCAGGTGGTCAAGTGTTCCGAGGAGTGTGAACCAAGATATAATGGCCTGAAGAAGAAGTACACAGACGAGTGTGCAGAGAGGCGGCGTCTGTACAATGAGCTTATTGAGCTAAGAGGTAACATTAGGGTGTTCTGCAGATGCAGACCTCTGAGCTCCGATGAGGTCAACCGTGGGTGTTTATCTGTTGTTGAGATTGACCCATCACAGGAGAGTGAGCTGCAGTTTGTGCCCAGTGAAAAAGAAAGGAAGCCCTTTAAGTTCGATCATGTTTTTGGGCCAGAGGATGACCAAG AGGCCGTCTTTTCAGAAACAGTGCATGTTGTTAGGTCAGTGATGGATGGTTTTAACGTATGCATCTTTGCATATGGGCAAACAGGAACTGGGAAAACTTTCACAATGGAAGGGGTTCCAGAAAATAGGGGTGTAAATTATCGGGCTTTGGAAGAATTGTTCAGAACGTCAGAGAAAAGAAGTGCATCTGTTGCATACACATTTTCCGTAAGCATCTTGGAAGTTTACAATGAAAAGATCAGAGATCTTCTTGATGAGAGCAATGATCAATCAAAAAG GTTGGATATTAAGCAAAATGCTGATGGAACACAAGAAGTTCATGGTTTGGTTGAGGCTCCAGTTTATAACATAGATGATGTGTGGGAGAAACTGAAGTTTGGTGCTCAAAATAGATCTGTTGGCTCAACCAATTCTAATGAACTCAGCAGCCGCTCCCACAG TTTGGTTAGGGTCACTGTTAGGAGCGAGCATTTGGTGACTTATCAGAGGAGCAGAAGCCACATGTGGCTGGTTGACCTTGCTGGAAGTGAGAGAATAGCTAAAACTGGGGTAGAAGGAGATCGGCTGAAAGAGTCACAGTTCATCAACAAATCACTATCTGCCTTGGGTGATGTTATATCTGCCCTTGCCTCAAAAAATTCCCATATTCCATACCG GAATTCCAAGTTGACTCATTTGCTCCAAAGCTCTTTAG GCGGCGATTGCAAGACTCTAATGTTCGTGCAGATAAGTCCAAGCTCTATGGATTCAGGAGAAACTCTCAGTTCACTCAATTTTGCCAGTAGAGTCCGGACTGTAGAACATGGCCCTGCTCGTAAGCAAGTGGATCCAGCTGAAAGTTTGAAGTTCAAGCAGATG ACTGAAAAACTTCGGCACGAGGAAAAGGAAAATGCACAGCTGAACCAAAGCTTGCAGCTGATGCAGCTCAAGTACGCTTCTCGTGAGAATGTCTTCAGGACACTAAACGAAAAG GTGAAGGATGCTGAACAAGCATGCAGAAATTATCAGCAACGG ATTAGAGAGCTGGAAAGTGAATTAGGCAATGAGAAAAGGGTTTCTAGGGATTCTGCTAGATCCTCAAGGCCGCCACTTGTTCCTACGAGACAGAAGCAGCCTCACGGAAGGAACGCGCCACCTTCAGGCCCTTCTAGATGGAGGCTCAAAGCCCCCACAATCCACAACAAAGAGAACATTCCGGTGATGATGAACAAATCAAATCCTGGGGATGACCCTAATAAGGCTGTTGGCAGAGCAAGGCGCGTTTCACTTACTCCGGTGATTCGACAAATCCCCATCCAGCCCAAGAGGCGGTCTTCGATAGCAATACTACCATCTGTGAgagagcatctttctgtgctaaaCGAAAAGAGAGCAGCGTCTCGACTGTCGCAAGTCAACATGCCAAGAAGATCAGTCGCGACCTTTGGTTTGAATTTGGGTCCAGGAACACCCCTTGCAGGACATGGTGGACCTGTTGACGCCACCCCAGACGGAGCAAAGTTCAGGAGATTTGATCTAGGAAGCAGCAGCAGCAAGTTCACGAGCCCTCCTCCGAATGTCACCCCGCAGCGGAAGATGGGAATGGCACCGGCGGGAGGTCCTCCAAACGCAGCCAAGCTGTGCTTCAGCATCCAGAAAAGAGTTACGCCTGCACATGTTCGGGCAAAACCTGGTATGGGCATCTTTGACCCAGCTCTTCGTGAGAATATGGTTGTGGGGAGAACCGGCAACGCGCTGCGGGTGCTCAACGGCAAGAGGAGACAGTCCGTTGTCTAA